A region from the Gymnogyps californianus isolate 813 chromosome 14, ASM1813914v2, whole genome shotgun sequence genome encodes:
- the LOC127021834 gene encoding inositol 1,4,5-trisphosphate receptor-interacting protein-like 1 → MAVVVFLTLAALGIVQNTLQPGEELHVATYRLVQHLAQQLSWKMTQLLQDIEQTQEQNGVARKVLLLATSQQRWFWASALGAGALLLLLWLCWRTRKRSHKPGSGCKQVSPGSQGEEEEEEEVEEDGDDDDDSGGTGDLGRCVVDRIQWPVSYMADTCKLVEELVDELLSACQRLSGNNFKPRLQPAIGVGCVYEGWSAWEDNVLYRLLVPLQPPPGHAFCLEPGTAKETLTSDSCLRVQLQCMCLREQLVEDVLCFLHHSKDELKSQGPSLLNTLCTDSYLDIEKTACWFQMLVKDAWKLVPQSRCCQLTVLPTTRSCKLRLTNGQETLSIQVIFGVPLDDSDSFLSLE, encoded by the coding sequence aTGGCTGTCGTTGTCTTCCTCACCCTAGCTGCGCTGGGCATTGTCCAGAACACACTGCAGCCGGGTGAAGAGCTGCACGTGGCCACGTACAGGCTCGTGCAGCACCTCgcacagcagctgagctggaagatgactcagctgctgcaggataTAGAGCAGACCCAGGAGCAGAATGGGGTGGCCAGGAAAGTCTTGCTCCTCGCTACCTCCCAGCAACGGTGGTTCTGGGCCTCTGCTCTTGGGGCaggagccctgctcctgctcctgtggCTCTGCTGGAGGACCAGAAAAAGGAGCCATAAGCCAGGAAGTGGCTGCAAGCAGGTCAGCCCTGGAAGTCaaggcgaggaggaggaggaggaggaggtagaagaagACGGCGACGATGACGACGACTCTGGTGGCACAGGGGATCTGGGCAGATGTGTGGTCGATCGCATCCAGTGGCCAGTGTCGTACATGGCTGACACGTGCAAGTTGGTGGAGGAGCTGGTAGATGAGCTTCTTAGTGCCTGCCAAAGACTTTCCGGGAATAACTTCAAGCCACGGCTGCAGCCAGCCATTGGGGTGGGCTGTGTCTATGAAGGGTGGAGTGCCTGGGAGGACAATGTCCTCTACCGCCTGCTCgtgcccctgcagcctccccctgGGCACGCCTTCTGCTTGGAGCCGGGCACCGCAAAGGAGACGCTGACCAGCGACTCCTGCCTCCGTGTGCAGCTGCAGTGCATGTGCCTAAGGGAGCAGCTGGTGGAGGACGTACTGTGCTTCCTCCACCACAGCAAGGATGAGCTGAAAAGTCAAGGCCCCAGCCTTCTCAACACCCTTTGCACCGACTCGTACTTAGACATCGAGAAAACCGCCTGCTGGTTCCAGATGTTGGTGAAAGACGCCTGGAAGCTTGTGCCTCAGTCACGCTGCTGCCAGCTGACAGTGCTGCCTACTACACGCTCCTGCAAGCTCAGGCTAACGAATGGACAGGAAACCTTGTCCATTCAGGTGATTTTTGGGGTGCCGCTAGACGACTCAGACTCCTTCCTGAGCCTTGAGTAG